GTCGATGAATAACGAAAGTTGACGGAAGCCGAGACAAAAATCAGAACAGAAAACGCCGGAAAATCCGGCAAAAAACAACGTTTGAATCCGCATGAAAAACACATGGACAAAATTTCACGGATTCAGGAAATATTTTTCGACCAACTCAAGGCGACAGAGAGCCATATTCGGATTTCCCTGTATAGCTGACACATTCCAAATTCTTCCCCTATGGTATTTCTGAATTTCGTTCATTTTGAAATGATGGATCAAATCAGCCGATTTCTGTGAAATCTGTCCATTTTTTGGAACTCGCCCAAACTCTGTCTTTTCCTCCCCTTAAACTCGCCATTTTGAAACCATTTTATATTATTATCGATAATTATATAAACACTCTAAAAACACTAACAAAATTATCTATATTTAGACTTGAATTATTTGGTCCATCATCTATCTTAAGCTATTGTAATACCAATACTTTAAGAGGTAAAAATGGACAAAATTGCAGAGCTCTCAGGAATGAGGTTTGGGGTTGAGATTGAAACTATCGGAATCAGCAGAAAAGACACCGTTTCAGCCATTCTGACAGTGGTTGGCGGCGAGATTGGACATGAAGGCGGCAGCTATGATAAATGGCACTGCATCGCTCTTGACGGTCGTAAATGGAATGCTGTTTCCGATGCTTCGATTGGTCGTGGGAATGCGGAAATTGTCAGTCCGATATTGACTTATCCTGACGACATTTCAGCTCTGCAGAATGTTATTCGGGCGATTCGAAAAAATGGAGGAAAAGTTAATTCGAGCTGTGGAATTCACGTTCATGTGGATGCCTCTTGCTTGAATGGGCGGCAATTGGGGAACCTCGCTAAAATCGTTTATAAGCAAGAGCCGTTGATTCTGCATGCACTCCAAATTTCTGAGGCTCGTTTGAACTCATATACAAAGCCGATGGAACCGTCATTTATTGAGAATGTTGATAAATATCGTCCTCATTCAATTGGGCAACTTGGTAAGCTGTGGTATAAGGATAATGACGACCACCATACAGAACACTACCATAGCTCTCGATACCACGGCGTGAACTTTCATTCTCTCTTTTATAGAGGAACAGTGGAGTTTCGTTGGTTTGAAAGCACTCTCCATGCGGGAAAGGTAAAAAGCTATATTCAATATTGCCTCCTGCTTGTCAACCGTGCAAGAGAAGTGAAATTCGCCGCCTCGAAGAAGCGCTGCCTCTCCATGGAATCGGCAAAATATGACATGAGGGTTCACCTCCTGAGAATCGGAGCCATTGGCGACGAATTCAAGACTATGAGAAAATTCTTGCTTGAGAATATGCCTGGCTGTGCCAGCTACAAGCATAAACCTGAGCAAAAGGTGGCATAACAATGTGCGGTCAATGCGGAATCATTTTGGGTAAGAAGCGTCGAACTCGGAAAGAACTGGAGGCTCTCGGCAATATGTTCACTTCGCTCCTTCAATATAATGAGCGTCGTGGTCGTGATGCCACAGGCATTTATATTGCAGATAAAAACGGAATCGGAAAAATTCTGAAAGCTCCTATTTCTGCGATACACCTGACGGAATCATCGAAATATCAGGAGGCGATTCGGAGTATCAACAATAAAACTGTGACTTTGATTGGACATACTCGCTGGAAAACGGTTGGAACGCCTATGGTGAATGGGAACAATCATCCGATTGCTACTGAGCGTTGTGTCGGCACTCATAATGGAACCATCATGAATCATAATGATCTTTTCCATGAGTTCGGTTGGCAGAGGACAGGACAGGTCGATTCTGAGGCAATTTTTCGGTGTGCTGATGATTGCATTGATAAACGGGGAAGACTCGATATGGGGGAATTTTCGGAAAAGCTGAAAAAATTTCTTGGAACCATGTCTTTCATTCTTCACAATCGTCAAGAGCCCACCATGGTCTACATTGGAATCGGCAATATGCCGCTCAGCCTTCGGTATAACTCAAAACTTCGCTGCTTGTGTTACTCGTCCGAACTGATGCCTCTGGTGATGGCGGGGAAAGGATATAGAGGATGGCATCTCCAAACACAATCGCCTATGACACTTTTTCGTTTTGACATCGCTGATTTAATGAGGAGGGATTCTGTCCCAATGATTTTCAATTTATAACGTAGAATTCGAACACAAATTTTTTAAAAAGAGGTGTTCCAAAACGTTTCTGAAAATCGATGATTTTTTGAGCTCAAAATAGCCCCCAATATTTACTGTTTCAAAACGACCGTTTCGGAATGACGGCAAGGAGAAGCAAAAAATGCGTTGTGTTATTTATAGTCGAGTATCAACCGAAGAACAGAGTACAGATAACCAGCTTCGGCAACTTCGGGAATATGCGGATCGGCAAGGTTGGAATGTTGTTGAAGAAATTCGAGACATCGCCTCTGGAGGAAAATCCGCAGAAGAACGCCAAGGACTCAAGAAAGTTTTTATCATGGCAAGGCAACGGAAATTCGATGTTTTGTTATTTTGGTCGTTGGATCGTTTCTCCAGAGAGGGATCAAGAAAGACACTCGAATATTTGACTCGACTCGATAGTTATCACACGAAGTGGCATTCCTATACCGAAGAATACATTTCTTCGTTGGGGATTTTCTCTGATGCCATTATTTCATTAATGGCATGTTTGGCAAAACAGGAACGCATTCGGATTTCAGAAAGAACCAAGGCTGGATTGGCAAGGGTGAAGGCTAAGGGCAAAGTTCTTGGTCGCCCTACTGACGTGATTGCCGACACCGAACAGATCAGAGAACTTCGCCAGAGTGGATATTCTTTATCAGAAATTTCACAAATCACCGGGGTATCAAAAACTCGTGTTCATAGGCTTCTCTCCGCTTGAATCCGTTTTGAGAAATTGTTCAAAACAAAACGAATCCATTCCCCCCCAAAAGTGTCTTTCTTCGACTTTCATCTCCAGAACCTTCTGATCAAGAAATCTGCAGATTGCCGAGAAAAGACACTTTTCCCTATTACCGATTTCACTTCACTTCCATTTCTTTCTGAGCTCAGAAAGGTTTTTATATTATTATCGATTATAATATAAGAACTTGAAGAGAAATCATTATCGAAAATAATATACGAGATCAGTTGATCCGCTCCGTTGTCCAATGATTGATCAGAACGGAGTCAGAGTTGGGGATCTGATAGTTGAATTCCTTCTGCTGAAACACTCCTGCTTTATCAAGGAAAGACACTTTCACCATCCTGTCATTGATCGAAAGTCCTTGAATGGTGATTTTTCTACCAACGAGGTAATTGGCAATATTTCCCCCATTCTTCCAGATGGATAAGTTGCTTTCCGTTCCCATGCCGAAGCTGGATATTACGCCATAATTTGTCGGTTCAATAATTCCAATATGAAAAGTGTCTTTCCCAATCACCATCTTCCGACAAAATGGGATATTAAGTTGAGCGATGGTTTCAGTTTTCAGCATTCCATCCCGCCATTTATCCTCAGGTATTCTGAAGTCCAGTTCGCCGTGTCGCAAAGAAATACTTTTCTCCTGAAAGTGAACAGGCGCATTCCGCATGGCAATGAATGCTTGCCGTACCTCCTCAGGAACGGTCAGTTCCGTAAACCGATTTTTCAAGCGTTTTCCCTCACGTCCATACCGAAGCATCGGAGCAATCGAACCTTCTCCCATGGATTCGGAATTGCGGCGATCCATCAGGCGTTGCCATTCGGCTTGGTCTATGAGCAGTTTGATCCGTTCAGATTGGGAAAGTTTGGAGAGTTTATGGTCAAGGGCGGCTGCCACCTGCTCCTCGGCAAGCGCAACCAGCCCTCCTACGTTTCCGGTCATTTCAAGTTGCGTGATAACTTGCTCCTGTTCCGCTATAACCCTTTTCCCCAATTCCAAAGATGGAACCGGGGTACACCCAAGCAGGGTACACTGCAGGAAAATAGAACAAGCATTTATTACAAACTTTTGACGCAATTCTCCCATCACTTTCTTCTGCCGTCAGAATGATACTTCACAACATTTCGAGGTATGTCGTTATAATAAGTCGCAGTAGTCTCCGGTTGTCCATTTTCATAGTAAGAAATGTACTCACCATTTAACTTACCATTTTCATAATTTTTTTTGGCTTTGATCTGCCCACTTTTGTAATATTCAATGAGTTCACCTTCTTTCCAAAGTCGCAGGTATGGAGTATATTTATATTTTTCCAGCAATTCACCTGTTGGATAGTAAGAAATCGCCTCACCATAGCCACTCGCACCACCATGCACTTGATACTCTAAGCGCTTGGCTCCATTATCATAGTATTGAATTCCTTTTTGATCTTTTCCGTCTTTGTAGTAGGCGATGCTGACAATCTGACCACTGGCAGCATACGAAATATACGGACCATTCAGCTTACCATTTTTATACTCGAACTTGATTTTTTCTCCATTTGCAAAAGAGTCGGTTGCATAACCGGAGTATGGAGTCTGAGAATTTGCCTCGTAAGTTATTCCATCTCTCTCGACCAACGTATCCCGATGAACGCTCCTTTTTCCGAATATACCCCAGCAAATGAATCCTATTCCTGTGATAATCACAAGCAAAACTGGAATCGCAGTCCACAGAATTCTTTTATTGCGTAATAAGTTTTTCTTCGATAGAGGAAGGGAGGAAGCAATCGTGGACGAAAGTGGAATAGGTTCGGTTTGTTTGGAGATTGTGATTTGGACAGAACAACTTGGGCACGTGGTTTCCAAACCGTCCCATTCGTCCTCGGCTTCTAATTTGGCATTGCATGCGGGACACCTGAAATGAAATGACATTTTTGGCTCTCCTGTGGTTGTTTGAGTTTGACATGAAAAAAGGCACATCCCGAAGGAGTGCCCATCTCTACGCCTACCACAGCGTCTCAAAGTACACACAATCAGAATGTGCCAAATATTGACACACTGATTGCAAAAGCACTTTGAGGTTAACGTTTATCGAAGTGGTAGTTCAGAGATGGACGTTATTCATCAGCTTTATAATTTTATTTCAAGTATTGTTCGTTCTTTTTTACCTCACTTTTTGCTGTATGGTTCATGGTATTCAATATATCTCTGCCGAGTGAAAAGTCAACCATATCAACAAAAAAACCAAGCCGATTGGGCTTGGCTGTACTGTGTGGTAGGCGTAGAGGTCTTCGGGATTCACTCCTGATAACATCCCCCAATAGTTGCATTGGGATATTGCTGTTGAGCAATCAGCCGTGCCCTTGAAGCATCGACTGCCTCAATGATGGTTTCGAATACCGTGGTGCGAGTTTGAACGACGACTCTGAATTTCATGAAAAATCCTCCTTGGTTTGTGTCGTCTACAGATAATCCCAATTGGCTAAATTTCAAGTCTTATTTTAAAGATAAAGCATTAATAGATAAACATATATACAATAATAAAACATGATAATCCGGGGCATTCTGGGAACGATTGCGATTCTGTCGATAAAAATTCACGAGAACTGTTAATTGCGCCCAGAATCGCCCCGGATAGGCTTCATTTTGAAGAGAAAACGAAATCGATGATTTCTTTTTGTCTTTGGCGATATTCTGCCGCTTCATCATCAGAGTCAGCCATCGCCTCTTGATATTGATAATATTCGTGTTCTCGACCGATCATCTCCGCAACTGAACGTGAAACAATTCGATATTGGGTCGAATCATCGAGCTTGTCGGTGAATGAATTGATGCGCCTTTCTGCTTCTTCTTTTGTATCAAACGCAAAAAACTTCAACACTCCGGCTTCGACAAAGAGCGCAAAATATTCTTTGTCATCCGGAAAATTGATATGAAAATCTGAGCTTGCATTATAAATTACACGTTCAAACTGTTCATTATATCCAGCATCCAA
The DNA window shown above is from Victivallis lenta and carries:
- a CDS encoding amidoligase family protein — encoded protein: MDKIAELSGMRFGVEIETIGISRKDTVSAILTVVGGEIGHEGGSYDKWHCIALDGRKWNAVSDASIGRGNAEIVSPILTYPDDISALQNVIRAIRKNGGKVNSSCGIHVHVDASCLNGRQLGNLAKIVYKQEPLILHALQISEARLNSYTKPMEPSFIENVDKYRPHSIGQLGKLWYKDNDDHHTEHYHSSRYHGVNFHSLFYRGTVEFRWFESTLHAGKVKSYIQYCLLLVNRAREVKFAASKKRCLSMESAKYDMRVHLLRIGAIGDEFKTMRKFLLENMPGCASYKHKPEQKVA
- a CDS encoding class II glutamine amidotransferase, with the translated sequence MGKKRRTRKELEALGNMFTSLLQYNERRGRDATGIYIADKNGIGKILKAPISAIHLTESSKYQEAIRSINNKTVTLIGHTRWKTVGTPMVNGNNHPIATERCVGTHNGTIMNHNDLFHEFGWQRTGQVDSEAIFRCADDCIDKRGRLDMGEFSEKLKKFLGTMSFILHNRQEPTMVYIGIGNMPLSLRYNSKLRCLCYSSELMPLVMAGKGYRGWHLQTQSPMTLFRFDIADLMRRDSVPMIFNL
- a CDS encoding toxin-antitoxin system YwqK family antitoxin gives rise to the protein MSFHFRCPACNAKLEAEDEWDGLETTCPSCSVQITISKQTEPIPLSSTIASSLPLSKKNLLRNKRILWTAIPVLLVIITGIGFICWGIFGKRSVHRDTLVERDGITYEANSQTPYSGYATDSFANGEKIKFEYKNGKLNGPYISYAASGQIVSIAYYKDGKDQKGIQYYDNGAKRLEYQVHGGASGYGEAISYYPTGELLEKYKYTPYLRLWKEGELIEYYKSGQIKAKKNYENGKLNGEYISYYENGQPETTATYYNDIPRNVVKYHSDGRRK
- a CDS encoding recombinase family protein — encoded protein: MRCVIYSRVSTEEQSTDNQLRQLREYADRQGWNVVEEIRDIASGGKSAEERQGLKKVFIMARQRKFDVLLFWSLDRFSREGSRKTLEYLTRLDSYHTKWHSYTEEYISSLGIFSDAIISLMACLAKQERIRISERTKAGLARVKAKGKVLGRPTDVIADTEQIRELRQSGYSLSEISQITGVSKTRVHRLLSA
- a CDS encoding lysozyme inhibitor LprI family protein; amino-acid sequence: MGELRQKFVINACSIFLQCTLLGCTPVPSLELGKRVIAEQEQVITQLEMTGNVGGLVALAEEQVAAALDHKLSKLSQSERIKLLIDQAEWQRLMDRRNSESMGEGSIAPMLRYGREGKRLKNRFTELTVPEEVRQAFIAMRNAPVHFQEKSISLRHGELDFRIPEDKWRDGMLKTETIAQLNIPFCRKMVIGKDTFHIGIIEPTNYGVISSFGMGTESNLSIWKNGGNIANYLVGRKITIQGLSINDRMVKVSFLDKAGVFQQKEFNYQIPNSDSVLINHWTTERIN